One window of the Salvia splendens isolate huo1 chromosome 1, SspV2, whole genome shotgun sequence genome contains the following:
- the LOC121757073 gene encoding uncharacterized protein LOC121757073: MEPLTTPDPDQFSKVLGLNFIGSIPTGKIWLFVEEGSTFDIECDSEQLLHGRLLSHRFASHLAISAIYAKCTRAERYPLWDTMRELAGSLDGTPWIIGGDFNTILSHRDRIRSDTNRQTEMVDFAETIDVCRLLDPGFDGAEFTWAKNGIFERLDRVLVREAWTRIFKATRVTNLPRITSDHGPILVRCKTPNNTNGGKAFRVKRDLKRWNKEAFGNIHANLKAKKEDIATAQANFEARPTLENRVAINKHIAKHILLLRMEEDFWRQKDNGQEITDEADIAKSAVDFFQQLLAPPIVVLEEPDLSLIEQVYSLEQAADIAKVPDADEVNDAAFSISGDSAPGPDGFSASFYQACWGIVGPEVVEAIGQFFRGAFLP, encoded by the exons atggagccgcttacaACCCCCGATCCGGACCAGTTTTCTAAGGTGTTGGGGCTAAACTTCATTGGCTCAATCCCGACGGGAAAGATCTGGTTGTTTGTGGAAGAAGGatctacttttgatattgagtGTGACTCGGAACAACTCCTTCATGGACGACTCTTGTCCCATCGGTTCGCTAGCCACCTAGCCATTTCGGCCATCTATGCCAAATGCACAAGGGCCGAGAGATACCCTTTGTGGGACACGATGAGAGAGCTTGCCGGATCCCTTGATGGAACACCATGGATTATCGGAGGCGACTTTAATACCATCTTATCACACCGGGATAGAATCAGAAGCGACACCAACCGGCAAACTgagatggttgattttgcggaAACAATTGACGTCTGCAGGCTCCTTGACCCGGGCTTTGATGGGGCGGAATTCACGTGGGCCAAAAATGGAATTtttgaaagattggatagaGTTCTTGTTAGAGAGGCTTGGACTAGGATCTTCAAAGCTACTCGGGTTACCAACCTCCCACGGATCACCTCGGACCACGGGCCAATCCTAGTACGATGCAAGACACCAAACAACACCAATGGAGgcaaggctttcag AGTCAAAAGAGATCTAAAGAGGTGGAACAAGGAGGCCTTCGGAAATATCCACGCCAACCTAAAGGCCAAGAAGGAAGACATCGCCACGGCACAAGCCAATTTCGAGGCAAGGCCAACGCTCGAGAATAGGGtggcgatcaacaaacacattgccaaGCATATCCTACTTTTAAGAATGGAAGAGGACTTTTGGCGGCAAAAG GATAACGGACAAGAGATTACCGATGAAGCGGATATTGCAAAGTCAGCAGTGGAtttctttcaacaacttcttGCACCCCCCATTGTGGTCCTTGAAGAGCCGGACCTTAGTTTAATTGAGCAAGTCTACTCACTCGAGCAAGCTGCGGACATTGCTAAGGTGCCGGATGCGGATGAAGTCAATGATGCCGCTTTTAGTATCTCCGGAGATAGTGCGCCCGGACCTGATGGCTTCTCGGCTAGCTTCTACCAAGCCTGTTGGGGCATCGTGGGGCCAGAAGTTGTGGAAGCGATTGGACAATTTTTCCGAGGGGCATTCTTACCCtga